A stretch of Brassica rapa cultivar Chiifu-401-42 chromosome A08, CAAS_Brap_v3.01, whole genome shotgun sequence DNA encodes these proteins:
- the LOC103834443 gene encoding caffeoyl-CoA O-methyltransferase 1, with product MATTTAEATKTSSTNVEDKQSQNLRHQEVGHKSLLQSDDLYQYILETSVYPREPESMKELREVTAKHPWNIMTTSADEGQFLNMLIKLVNAKNTMEIGVYTGYSLLATALALPEDGKILAMDVNRENYELGLPIIEKAGVAHKIDFREGPALPVLDQLVADEKNHGTYDFIFVDADKDNYINYHKRLIDLVKVGGVIGYDNTLWNGSVVAPPDAPMRKYVRYYRDFVLELNKALAADPRIEICMLPVGDGITICRRIS from the exons atggcgACGACAACAGCAGAGGCAACAAAGACATCTAGTACTAATGTAGAAGACAAGCAATCTCAGAATCTCCGACATCAAGAAGTCGGTCACAAGAGCCTCTTACAGAGTGACGATCTCTACCAG TATATTCTGGAGACAAGTGTGTATCCAAGAGAACCAGAATCAATGAAGGAACTCAGGGAAGTGACAGCAAAACACCCTTGGAACATAATGACCACGTCAGCAGATGAAGGACAGTTTCTGAACATGCTCATCAAGCTCGTTAACGCCAAGAACACAATGGAGATCGGTGTTTACACTGGCTACTCTCTCCTCGCCACCGCTCTTGCTCTCCCCGAAGACGGCAAA ATTCTGGCTATGGATGTTAACAGAGAGAATTACGAATTGGGTTTGCCGATCATCGAGAAAGCCGGCGTTGCCCACAAGATCGACTTCAGGGAAGGCCCTGCTCTACCTGTTCTTGATCAACTTGTTGCTGAC GAGAAGAACCATGGAACATATGACTTTATATTCGTTGATGCTGACAAGGACAACTATATCAACTACCACAAGCGTTTGATTGATCTTGTGAAAGTTGGAGGAGTGATTGGCTACGACAACACTCTGTGGAACGGTTCTGTCGTGGCTCCTCCTGATGCACCGATGAGGAAGTACGTTCGTTACTACAGAGACTTTGTTCTTGAGCTTAACAAGGCTCTTGCTGCTGACCCTAGGATTGAGATTTGCATGCTCCCGGTTGGTGATGGAATCACTATCTGCCGTCGGATCAGTTGA
- the LOC103834442 gene encoding fibrinogen alpha-1 chain — MGLSKARKLLLILVITAYLFSGTAHAWSWSWGSGQSGSNWGWGWGSDDNSGSGSGGSNPNSGGGSSWGWGWSSNGTDTNWGWGSSSGSSGTGSTHKSYHNHTTPSTHSNGSGSNKTRGSIGSSHKNHTAQVSSRRKIEVTVWKNGFDYQEWASKHAPFLTNDVLSFKYNDK; from the coding sequence ATGGGTCTCTCTAAGGCACGCAAGCTACTCTTAATCCTCGTGATCACTGCTTACCTCTTTTCCGGGACTGCTCATGCATGGAGCTGGAGCTGGGGTTCTGGCCAATCCGGTTCGAATTGGGGATGGGGATGGGGCTCCGATGACAACTCTGGCTCGGGTTCAGGTGGTTCAAACCCGAACTCGGGTGGTGGTTCAAGCTGGGGTTGGGGATGGAGCTCGAACGGAACAGATACAAACTGGGGTTGGGGAAGCAGCTCTGGCTCAAGTGGCACCGGCTCTACACATAAAAGCTACCACAACCACACGACCCCATCAACCCACTCGAACGGCTCAGGCTCAAACAAGACACGCGGCAGTATTGGCTCTTCACACAAAAACCACACGGCTCAAGTATCGTCTAGAAGAAAGATTGAGGTTACTGTGTGGAAGAACGGATTCGATTACCAAGAATGGGCTTCAAAGCATGCACCCTTCCTCACCAACGATGTCCTTTCTTTCAAGTACAACGATAAATAA
- the LOC103834441 gene encoding polyadenylate-binding protein 2: MAQVQTANGSSAAAQAPAQIGTTSLYVGDLDLNVTDSQLFEAFSQMGQVVSVRVCRDLATRKSLGYGYVNFANPQDAARAIQEMNFMPLYGKPIRVMYSHRDPSVRRSGAGNIFIKNLDLAIDHKALHDTFSTFGNIVSCKVAVDASGQSKGYGFVQYAVEESAQKAIEKLNGMLLNDKQVYVGPFLRRQERDSSANKTKFTNVYVKNLGESTTDDDLKKAFSEYGKITSAVVMKDGEGKSKGFGFVNFENADDAARAVEALNGHKFDDKEWYVGRAQKKSERETELRVRYEQNLKEAAEKFQSSNLYVKNLDPSISDEKLKEIFSPFGTVTSCKVMRDPSGISKGSGFVAFSTPEEATEAMSQLSGKMVESKPLYVAIAQKKEDRRVRLQAQFSQPRPVAMPPSAGPRMPMFPPGGPGIGQQMFYGQAPPTMIPPQPGYGYQQQLVPGMRPGGGHGPNYFMPMVQPHQQRPGGGGRRPGGIQQFQQQPPMMQHQMHPRGRNIRYSQGRGVSGGDVPPYDMGNNNMPLPIGTLASNLANASPEQQRTMLGENLYPLVEKLEAESAAKVTGMLLEMDQTEVLHLLESPEALEAKVAEAMDVLRSVAAGGAAEQLASLNLS, encoded by the exons atggCTCAGGTTCAGACTGCTAACGGCTCCAGTGCGGCGGCTCAGGCTCCGGCCCAGATCGGTACGACGTCGCTCTATGTTGGAGATCTGGATCTCAATGTGACTGACTCGCAGCTTTTCGAGGCGTTTAGCCAGATGGGTCAAGTGGTTTCGGTTAGGGTTTGCAGAGACTTGGCCACTCGCAAGTCGCTAGGGTATGGTTACGTCAACTTCGCCAATCCTCAAGATG CTGCGAGAGCAATCCAGGAAATGAACTTCATGCCTCTCTATGGGAAACCTATAAGGGTTATGTACTCTCACCGTGATCCTAGTGTTCGCCGAAGTGGTGCTGGTAACATATTCATCAAG AATTTGGACCTGGCCATCGACCACAAGGCACTCCATGACACCTTTTCAACCTTTGGGAACATTGTCTCCTGCAAGGTGGCTGTGGATGCTTCTGGCCAGTCAAAAGGCTATGGGTTTGTGCAATACGCTGTTGAAGAATCCGCCCAGAAAGCTATCGAGAAACTGAACGGCATGTTGCTTAACGACAAGCAAGTGTATGTCGGTCCTTTCCTCAGGAGACAAGAAAGAGACTCGTCTGCTAACAAAACCAAGTTTACCAACGTGTACGTGAAGAATCTCGGGGAAAGCACAACCGATGATGACTTGAAGAAGGCTTTTAGCGAGTATGGAAAGATCACAAGCGCTGTGGTGATGAAAGACGGTGAAGGGAAGTCTAAGGGCTTCGGCTTTGTCAACTTTGAAAACGCTGATGATGCTGCCAGGGCTGTGGAGGCTCTCAATGGGCACAAGTTTGATGACAAGGAGTGGTATGTTGGTAGAGCCCAGAAGAAGTCCGAGAGGGAAACGGAACTAAGGGTCCGTTATGAGCAGAACTTGAAGGAAGCTGCTGAAAAGTTTCAGAGTTCAAACTTGTATGTGAAGAATCTGGATCCTAGCATTTCTGACGAGAAACTCAAGGAGATATTCTCTCCTTTTGGTACTGTTACGTCTTGCAAG GTGATGCGTGATCCTAGTGGAATCAGCAAAGGTTCGGGTTTTGTTGCATTCTCAACTCCCGAGGAAGCAACCGAAGCT ATGTCACAGTTGAGTGGTAAAATGGTTGAAAGCAAGCCACTCTATGTTGCTATTGCGCAGAAGAAGGAAGACAGAAGGGTCAGACTACAG GCTCAGTTTTCACAACCGAGGCCAGTTGCAATGCCGCCATCTGCTGGCCCTCGCATGCCAATGTTTCCCCCGGGAGGTCCTGGTATTGGACAGCAGATGTTCTATGGTCAAGCCCCTCCTACCATGATTCCTCCCCAG CCCGGATATGGATACCAACAGCAGCTTGTTCCGGGGATGAGACCAGGTGGAGGCCACGGACCCAATTACTTCATGCCTATGGTTCAGCCACATCAGCAGCGCCCTGGAGGTGGTGGAAGACGCCCTGGAGGGATCCAACAGTTCCAGCAGCAACCTCCCATGATGCAGCACCAG ATGCATCCAAGGGGTCGGAACATCCGGTACTCCCAAGGGCGTGGTGTTAGTGGTGGCGATGTGCCTCCATATGACATGGGCAACAACAACATGCCATTGCCCATTGGAACTTTGGCTTCAAATCTGGCTAATGCTTCTCCAGAGCAACAGAGGACG ATGCTGGGTGAGAATCTGTACCCGTTGGTGGAGAAGCTCGAGGCAGAGTCTGCAGCCAAAGTGACTGGGATGCTTTTGGAGATGGACCAGACCGAAGTTCTCCATCTTTTGGAGTCACCAGAAGCTCTCGAGGCTAAAGTTGCAGAGGCAATGGATGTTCTCAGGAGCGTTGCAGCTGGCGGTGCAGCCGAGCAGCTCGCTTCCTTGAACCTCTCTTAA
- the LOC103834540 gene encoding probable E3 ubiquitin ligase SUD1 — translation MIFLGVVIFVPFTLGRFIILHHVAAADLLKGFVARPSKLYDDVTTLTVGYMFVVFLYLGIIALIRYFKGQQPLNFGRVYGVAASIVETIPPLLRQLLVGIKLGAKVACYFGVFPFMCGWWLDVCTVSMFGETMSKRVEFLSVSPLASSLVHWAVGVLYVLKICICEEELLLKVLRHEALFFLYDPEDDDDDESFQFLIEETVHKFARDFLFDSVKYGSLIILLVFLPVKLAIIMAPSVFPLDISVSDPFTEIPAGLLLFTICTQFIIEHFRLWTTVKSLVRCWFTSVCLALGLTDLLLPRPEDKVGQDNGDGEPERAMDVLPATVDPSRSLVLAGNVEQSHSGYIFVLRAVLLLLAAWVTLLLFNTALIVVSVSLGRALFNAIPTLPITHGIKCNDLYAFVIGTYAFWTTISGTMYAIEHSKSERTSVLLNQIWRWCGVVFKSSVLVAIWIFIIPVLIGLVLELLVIVPMRVPVDETPVFLLYQDWALGFIFLKIWTTSVSTLFFLLYHVTKNDNNGQIILLDDSWKAKFERVEEDGFSRLQGLWVLKEIVSPILMKLLTALCVPYVLAKGVFPMLRYPLVVNSAVYRFSWIGCLSASLFFSCAKRCHVWFINLHNSIRDDRYLVGRRLLNFEEAALAKQKSSASEDDGEGDGDT, via the exons ATGATATTTCTTGGTGTTGTCATCTTTGTGCCCTTCACACTAGGACGGTTTATTATATTGCATCATGTTGCTGCTGCTGATCTCTTGAAAGGTTTTGTTGCTAGACCATCAAAGCTATATGATGATGTTACAACTCTCACTGTTGGCTACATGTTTGTAGTCTTCCTTTACCTTGGAATCATTGCGCTGATTCGATATTTCAAGGGCCAGCAACCATTGAACTTTGGTAGAGTCTATGGTGTTGCTGCTTCGATAGTAGAAACTATACCACCTCTCCTTAGGCAGTTGTTGGTAGGAATCAAACTAGGAGCCAAGGTTGCCTGTTACTTTGGGGTCTTCCCCTTCATGTGTGGGTGGTGGCTAGATGTTTGCACGGTTAGTATGTTTGGTGAAACTATGTCCAAGAGAGTAGAGTTTTTATCAGTTTCCCCGCTTGCAAGCTCACTTGTTCATTGGGCTGTTGGAGTGTTGTACGTGTTGAAAATATGCATATGCGAGGAGGAACTTCTTCTAAAG GTTCTTCGCCATGAAGCTTTGTTTTTCCTTTATGAtcctgaagatgatgatgatgatgagtcgTTCCAGTTCTTGATCGAAGAAACAGTACACAAGTTTGCTCGGGATTTTTTGTTCGATTCTGTAAAGTATGGGAGTTTGATTATCTTGCTGGTGTTTTTACCAGTCAAGCTTGCTATTATAATGGCTCCTTCAGTCTTCCCTCTTGACATATC TGTATCTGATCCATTCACTGAGATTCCTGCCGGCTTGCTCCTGTTTACAATCTGCACGCAGTTTATCATCGAGCATTTCAGACTCTGGACCACGGTTAAGTCCCTTGTACGCTGCTGGTTCACCAGCGTCTGCTTGGCGCTTGGTTTGACAGACTTACTCTTGCCAAGACCAGAGGACAAGGTCGGTCAGGACAATGGAGATGGTGAACCTGAAAGGGCCATGGATGTGCTTCCAGCAACTGTTGACCCAAGCAGGAGCCTCGTCCTCGCTGGGAATGTAGAACAATCTCATTCAGG GTACATCTTTGTGCTCCGTGCAGTCCTTCTTCTACTTGCTGCATGGGttactcttcttctcttcaacacAGCATTGATAGTTGTATCAGTTTCTCTTGGACGTGCTCTATTTAATGCCATCCCAACTCTCCCTATAACGCATGGCATCAAGTGCAATG ACCTATATGCTTTTGTCATTGGCACATATGCCTTTTGGACTACCATATCTGGGACCATGTATGCTATCGAGCATTCGAAGTCAGAAAGGACTTCAGTCTTGCTCAACCAAATATGGAGATGGTGTGGGGTTGTCTTCAAGAGCTCGGTCCTGGTAGCCATATGG ATTTTTATCATTCCAGTGCTGATAGGACTTGTGCTTGAGCTATTGGTGATTGTCCCAATGAGAGTCCCAGTAGATGAAACTCCTGTCTTCCTCCTGTATCAAGACTGGGCTCTTGGCTTCATCTTTTTGAAAATCTGGACAACATCGGTtagtactcttttttttttgttgtatcaTGTCACTAAAAATGACAACAATGGACAGATAATATTGCTGGATGATAGTTGGAAAGCAAAGTTTGAGAGAGTAGAAGAAGATGGATTCTCAAGGCTTCAAGGGTTATGGGTGCTTAAAGAGATTGTATCTCCTATCCTGATGAAACTTCTGACAGCATTATGTGTGCCTTATGTCCTGGCGAAGGGAGTGTTCCCCATGCTCAGATATCCACTGGTTGTAAACTCCGCCGTCTATAGGTTCTCTTGGATAGGTTGCCTCTCTGCGAGCCTCTTCTTTTCTTGTGCAAAGAGATGTCATGTCTGGTTCATAAACCTTCATAACTCTATCCGTGATGACCGTTATCTCGTTGGTCGGAGACTCCTTAACTTTGAGGAAGCTGCTTTGGCTAAACAAAAAAGCAGTGCCAGTGAGGATGATGGTGAGGGAGATGGTGATACTTGA
- the LOC103834444 gene encoding methylcrotonoyl-CoA carboxylase beta chain, mitochondrial: MLRLLGKRAASAELTQWRIRPGTDPKPDPLRILRGLQKGFCVGVLPDGVDRNSEAFSSNSVAMEGILSDLRSHIKKVLVGGGEEAVKRNTSRNKLLPRERIDRLLDPGSSFLELSQLAGHELYEEPLPSGGIITGIGPIHGHLCMFMANDPTVKGGTYYPITIKKHLRAQEIAARCRLPCIYLVDSGGAFLPKQAEVFPDKENFGRVFYNESVMSSEGIPQVAIVLGSCTAGGAYIPAMADESVMVKGNGTIFLAGPPLVKAATGEEVSAEDLGGASVHCNVSGVSDYFAQDELHGLAIGRNIVKNLHMAAKRETKGAFGSEKLEYKEPLYDINELRSIAPVDHKQQFDVRSIIARIVDGSEFDEFKKQYGTTLVTGFARIYGQTVGIIGNNGILFNESALKGAHFIELCSQRKIPLVFLQNITGFMVGSRSEANGIAKSGAKMVMAVSCAKVPKITIITGASFGAGNYAMCGRAYSPDFLFMWPNARIGVMGGAQAAGVLSQIERATKKRQGIKWTEEEEEEFKKKTVDAYEREASPYFSTARLWDDGVIDPSDTRKVLGLCLSAASNRPLEDTRFGVFRM, translated from the exons ATGTTAAGGCTTTTGGGGAAAAGGGCAGCTTCTGCAGAGCTTACTCAATGGCGGATCCGACCCGGAACGGATCCAAAGCCCGATCCTTTACGAATTCTCCGGGGCCTACAAAAGGGTTTCTGCGTCGGCGTTCTCCCGGACGGCGTCGACAGAAATTCGGAAGCTTTCTCCAGCAACTCGGTCGCCATGGAAGGGATCTTATCGGACCTTCGCTCCCACATCAAAAAG GTGTTGGTTGGAGGTGGAGAGGAGGCAGTGAAGAGGAACACAAGTAGAAACAAGCTTTTGCCTAGAGAAAGAATCGACCGCCTCCTTGACCCTGGCTCTTCCTTCTTGGAGCTCTCTCAG CTTGCAGGACATGAACTGTACGAGGAGCCTTTACCATCAGGCGGCATAATCACAGGCATAGGACCAATCCATGGCCATCTCTGTATGTTCATGGCGAATGATCCCACAGTGAAAGGAGGGACTTATTATCCCATTACTATCAAGAAACATCTCAGGGCGCAAGAGATTGCTGCTCGCTGCAGGCTTCCTTGCATATACCTTGTTGACAGCGGCGGCGCTTTCCTTCCGAAACAGGCAGAGGTTTTCCCTGACAAGGAGAATTTCGGCAGGGTTTTCTACAACGAGTCTGTGATGTCATCGGAAGGGATTCCACAAGTAGCCATTGTGTTGGGGTCTTGCACTGCTGGTGGTGCTTATATCCCTGCCATGGCTGATGAAAGTGTGATGGTGAAAGGGAATGGTACTATTTTTTTGGCAGGACCTCCTCTTGTGAAG GCTGCCACAGGAGAGGAAGTCTCAGCTGAGGATCTTGGAGGCGCTTCAGTTCATTGTAATGTGTCTGGTGTGTCCGATTATTTTGCTCAAG ACGAGCTACATGGACTTGCTATTGGAAGAAACATAGTCAAGAACTTGCACATGGCTGCAAAACGAGAGACGAAAGGAGCATTTGGTAGTGAAAAACTTGAATACAAAGAACCGCTTTATGACATAAACGAGCTTAGGTCCATTGCTCCTGTAGACCACAAGCAGCAATTTGATGTCCGGTCTATCATTGCTCGGATTGTTGATGGGAGTGAATTTGACGAGTTCAAGAAACAATACGGCACT ACGCTTGTGACTGGTTTTGCTAGAATATATGGTCAGACGGTAGGAATCATTGGAAACAATGGCATACTGTTCAACGAATCTGCATTGAAAGGAGCACATTTCATTGAATTGTGTTCTCAACGTAAAATTCCTCTTGTTTTCCTCCAGAACATCACAGGCTTTATG GTGGGTTCAAGATCTGAAGCCAATGGCATTGCAAAATCTGGAGCCAAAATGGTGATGGCAGTATCTTGTGCTAAG GTACCAAAGATAACAATTATAACGGGTGCAAGCTTTGGTGCTGGAAACTATGCCATGTGTGGCCGTGCATATAGTCCAGATTTTCTGTTCATGTGGCCAAACGCTAGAATAGGTGTCATGGGAGGCGCTCAG GCTGCAGGTGTTTTAAGTCAGATTGAAAGGGCTACCAAGAAGAGACAAGGAATAAAG TGgacagaggaagaggaagaagagttcAAGAAGAAAACGGTGGATGCTTATGAGAGAGAGGCAAGTCCTTACTTCTCCACAGCGAGGCTTTGGGATGATGGAGTGATTGATCCATCTGATACTAGAAAGGTTTTGGGACTTTGTCTCTCTGCTGCTTCTAACCGTCCTCTAGAAGACACTCGATTTGGTGTCTTTAGAATGTAA